From Polaribacter butkevichii, a single genomic window includes:
- a CDS encoding TonB-dependent receptor: MKKGFTLFLIYFAFLSLNAQKKQQAIDTVKTEVVNIVTKYNPKIADAKKINKQPKIKLLKNSEKKKLEYTIFSAPVASTFIPKSGVVKGIDVGVKERVYQNYLAAGFGNYTTPYLETNLHYSTRFESEFGFNAKYLASLDDVRSSVLNSNFSNLNIGAFYKQQNRYFDWKVTLNSERNLYNWYGLPNQSNYTATTTGLIAPQQTYNYFNLIGEFDFNDSYIDYGKINLAYFTDQFNSHEILANFDAKLAFPLEFLNLGLNDMPVKAGIEILKGNFSNSYADKNTIDYSIVTAKINPEYKLTYNDFSLNAGVKIIASLDAENKSNNIFLLPDLFIEGPIIEKYLNIYGGFSGDLHTNTYKNFTDENPYVSPTLFITQTLEKSNLFVGFNGKVNRDISFNIKGSYKNEEDKPMFLRNVSKSNGTSNSLNGYTLSGYEYGNSFNVYYDDVKTASILAEFAYEYSKNLSFSLQGAYNNYTLENALEAWNLPSFEGSVSAKYKRNKWFASSDIFYVSERKDGLYNNIYPSSFKGIETIASFVDVNLNGGYHFSDKFSAFLKLNNVLNTEYQRFANYDTQGFQILGGITYKFDF; the protein is encoded by the coding sequence ATGAAAAAAGGTTTCACATTATTTCTAATATATTTTGCTTTTTTAAGTTTAAACGCTCAAAAGAAGCAACAGGCTATAGACACCGTAAAAACAGAGGTTGTAAATATTGTTACAAAATACAACCCTAAAATTGCTGATGCTAAAAAAATCAACAAGCAACCCAAAATTAAATTGCTTAAAAACAGTGAAAAGAAAAAACTAGAATACACTATTTTTTCTGCTCCCGTTGCTTCTACTTTTATACCTAAAAGTGGTGTTGTAAAAGGAATTGATGTTGGTGTAAAAGAACGTGTTTATCAGAATTATTTGGCTGCTGGTTTTGGTAATTATACAACGCCTTATTTAGAAACCAATTTACATTATAGCACTCGTTTTGAAAGTGAGTTTGGCTTTAATGCAAAATATTTAGCGTCTCTAGACGATGTTAGAAGCTCTGTACTTAACAGTAACTTTTCTAACTTAAACATTGGGGCTTTTTACAAGCAACAAAATCGTTACTTTGATTGGAAAGTAACCTTAAACTCAGAAAGAAACCTTTATAATTGGTATGGTTTGCCAAATCAAAGCAACTACACAGCAACTACAACTGGTTTAATTGCACCACAGCAAACTTATAATTACTTTAACCTTATTGGTGAATTTGATTTTAATGACTCGTATATCGATTATGGAAAAATAAATCTAGCCTACTTTACAGATCAATTTAACAGTCATGAAATTCTTGCAAATTTTGATGCTAAACTAGCTTTCCCTTTAGAGTTTTTAAACCTAGGACTAAATGATATGCCTGTAAAAGCTGGTATCGAGATTTTAAAAGGGAACTTTAGCAACAGTTATGCTGATAAAAACACTATAGATTATTCTATTGTTACCGCTAAAATAAACCCAGAATACAAATTAACATACAACGATTTTTCTTTAAATGCAGGTGTAAAAATAATAGCATCATTAGATGCAGAAAACAAATCGAATAATATTTTCTTATTGCCAGACTTATTTATAGAAGGTCCAATAATAGAAAAATATTTAAATATTTACGGTGGTTTTTCAGGTGATTTACATACAAATACCTACAAGAATTTCACTGATGAAAATCCTTATGTTTCACCTACTCTTTTTATCACTCAAACGTTAGAAAAATCAAATTTATTTGTTGGGTTTAATGGAAAAGTAAACAGAGATATTAGTTTTAATATTAAAGGAAGTTATAAGAACGAAGAAGACAAACCAATGTTTTTAAGAAATGTATCTAAATCTAACGGAACAAGCAATTCCTTAAACGGATATACTTTAAGTGGTTATGAATACGGTAACTCTTTTAATGTGTATTATGATGATGTTAAAACGGCTTCTATACTTGCAGAGTTTGCTTACGAATATTCTAAAAACTTATCTTTTAGCCTTCAGGGTGCTTACAATAATTACACTTTAGAAAATGCATTAGAAGCATGGAACTTGCCTTCTTTTGAAGGGAGTGTTTCTGCAAAATATAAAAGAAATAAATGGTTTGCTTCTTCGGATATTTTTTATGTAAGTGAAAGAAAAGATGGACTTTATAACAACATATACCCTTCTAGTTTTAAAGGGATAGAAACCATTGCTTCTTTTGTAGATGTAAATTTAAACGGAGGCTATCATTTTAGTGATAAATTTTCTGCCTTTTTAAAACTAAATAATGTTTTAAACACAGAATATCAACGTTTTGCTAATTACGATACACAAGGTTTTCAAATATTAGGAGGAATTACTTACAAGTTTGATTTTTAA